A stretch of Linepithema humile isolate Giens D197 chromosome 3, Lhum_UNIL_v1.0, whole genome shotgun sequence DNA encodes these proteins:
- the CycT gene encoding cyclin-T isoform X2, with product MASDERWYFTKEQLANSPSRRCGIDADKELSYRQQAANFIQDMGQRLVVSQLCINTAIVYMHRFYVFHSLTQFHRNAIAVAALFLAAKVEEQPRKLEHVIKMAYMCLHREQAPPDSRSEQFLEQAQDLVFNENVLLQTLGFDVAIDHPHTHVVRCCQLVKASKDLAQTSYFMASNSLHLTTMCLQYKPTVVACFCIHLACRWSNWEIPQSTEGRQWFWYVDRTVTSGLLQELTEEFLHIFDKCPSRLKKKIMSISANQSPSSHPPSLSNSPFDAEPRKVSPATMDGASTSGSAGSSSNLASSLSAAIAAYSNRSHHSQEKQDEKKSGAGMGSSTSRAAVDYREYREKKERERLEREKAAAAIGCHVADPSKSHHSHLHKTASSASVPSKHQVPVQKGSSLHHNHYHRPDMKVGQPVPQRHSTSGQSREPSRDPSRQRLSREHAAGIAHSSHSHGNLDSSSSESASHRTNGGATQDSTSSLHGNLQEKMSNNNYSGHRLNALDKHQTHDKRMYRVEDPRLKSAKYPDISKIENQRRKAETLEQRSEEVRKLIEKPLPPPKQADVPYLINAQAQKQQAHHSKYSQQDKSQSSSLAVDAKHLTATGQNALSQDKSPSALVSASSSQVPQKSQAPKTQMYNQHTAQNVSQILKDTIKNGNSQSCLSLNNMDDPKRSRTAAYEDSIERNSVDVQQILHTPPSKHRSLFSPETPTTREPHTQSARPKSKQKTPPVAAAKIKERVSPFASSPTSQDSLATKRPSSNDGPSSKKLRTSNIGEGESSIKVKQEIKMEDTSSLEAMKMLGRVPDLIQPIRDNPLLPPNGKNSSASSIINDLKPPELIKPFESDPHRFYAMSQHKPLSINMHMLSNGMDLNVQMKQETVEHRVKKELPEHYVKKESLGHKAPETSLPHVQPKVEYTSPMKSVQSISALLQEPLAPMPSLLQGLQQHNQVSLAQQVHQEQLQLQQSLQQSVHHPLMEHQLPVVTQCLSLPIVSDNPIQVASTVDISALSCVPLTQQASGNSVVESVSSVAMLTTVPPTEEKRSDRKSEKKKKKEKHKHKDKEKSKEKHKHKHKDKDKERHREKKDKERNEDTPTAAPIKITIPKDKLNLSTESSPTVIGAGMSDKNISPQSTVLKIKIPKERLKVADNVPVSSPVQPPVVQGPLKIKIRTDGISRSSTAPAPSSMLSSSLTSSANGSSGTAHYVPSSSESLFANETGSRKRVEAIGDSSGGPLAKKQTLMMPATGYGQGHRPGERQNGRHYNTGSSNKERHTSSHHKSSNKLSQSQQPHAT from the exons atggCGTCGGACGAAAGATGGTACTTCACGAAAGAGCAGTTAGCAAATTCACCGAGCAGAAGATGCGGCATCGACGCGGACAAAGAGCTGAGTTATCGGCAGCAGGCTGCAAATTTCATTCAAGATATGGGACAAAGATTAGTAGT GTCGCAACTGTGCATCAACACGGCTATAGTCTACATGCACAGGTTCTATGTGTTCCATTCGCTAACGCAGTTCCACAGGAATGCGATTGCGGTCGCGGCACTTTTTTTAGCGGCAAAAGTGGAGGAACAGCCGCGAAAATTAGAACATGTCATCAAAATGGCATACATGTGCCTCCACAGAGAGCAAGCACCACCTGACAGCAGATCAGAA CAATTTCTCGAACAAGCCCAAGATCTAGTGTTCAATGAGAATGTCCTACTACAAACGTTAGGATTTGATGTGGCAATAGATCATCCACATACTCATGTTGTTCGTTGTTGTCAACTAGTGAAAG CGAGCAAAGATCTAGCGCAAACTTCATACTTTATGGCATCTAATAG CTTGCATTTGACGACAATGTGCTTACAATATAAACCGACAGTTGTAGCATGTTTCTGTATTCACCTTGCCTGCAGATGGTCAAACTGGgag ATACCTCAAAGTACTGAAGGAAGACAGTGGTTCTGGTATGTCGATAGAACCGTGACGTCGGGCCTTCTTCAGGAGCTCACTGAAGAATTTTTGCACATATTCGACAAGTGCCCGTCgagattaaagaaaaagatcatgAGCATCTCGGCAAACCAGAGCCCAAGTAGTCACCCACCGAGTCTCTCAAATTCTCCATTC GATGCCGAACCGCGTAAAGTATCTCCGGCGACAATGGACGGCGCTTCTACTTCCGGTTCTGCCGGCTCCAGCTCGAATCTAGCCTCCTCTCTCTCTGCTGCGATTGCTGCCTACTCCAATCGCTCTCATCACTCGCAGGAGAAGCAGGATGAGAAGAAATCCGGGGCTGGCATGGGATCATCGACGTCGCGAGCGGCTGTCGATTATCGAGAGTATCGCGAGAAGAAGGAGCGCGAACGTCTCGAGCGGGAaaaggcggcggcggcgatcgGATGCCACGTCGCCGATCCCAGCAAATCCCATCACTCGCATTTGCACAAGACCGCGTCGAGTGCGAGTGTGCCGAGCAAGCACCAGGTGCCGGTGCAAAAAGGGTCGAGCCTCCATCACAATCACTATCATCGACCCGACATGAAGGTCGGCCAGCCGGTCCCGCAGAGGCACTCTACCAGCGGCCAGTCCAGAGAGCCTAGTCGCGATCCGAGCAGACAACGATTGTCACGGGAACATGCGGCCGGTATCGCTCACTCGTCGCACTCCCACGGCAATCTGGACAGCTCCTCGTCCGAGTCTGCGTCCCACAGGACAAACGGCGGCGCCACGCAGGATTCCACGTCGTCGCTGCACGGTAATCTGCAGGAAAAAATGAGTAACAACAATTATAGTGGGCACAGACTGAACGCGCTCGATAAACACCAGACGCACGACAAGAGGATGTACCGTGTCGAGGATCCGCGACTCAAGTCCGCGAAATATCCGGACATAAGCAAGATCGAGAATCAACGGCGAAAGGCGGAAACTCTGGAGCAGAGGTCCGAGGAGGTGCGGAAGCTGATCGAGAAACCGTTGCCGCCACCGAAGCAGGCGGACGTGCCGTACCTGATAAATGCGCAAGCACAGAAGCAACAAGCGCATCACTCCAAATACAGCCAGCAGGACAAGTCGCAGAGCAGCTCGCTCGCGGTCGACGCGAAGCATCTTACGGCGACCGGTCAGAACGCACTCTCGCAGGATAAATCGCCGAGCGCGCTCGTGTCCGCGTCGTCGTCGCAGGTGCCACAGAAGTCACAGGCGCCAAAGACACAGATGTACAATCAACATACCGCGCAGAATGTATCGCAGATACTGAAGGACACTATCAAGAACGGCAATTCCCAGTCATGCCTAAGCCTGAACAATATGGACGACCCGAAGCGATCACGGACAGCCGCGTACGAGGACTCGATCGAGAGAAATTCCGTGGACGTTCAGCAGATCTTGCACACGCCACCCAGCAAGCACAGATCGCTCTTTAGCCCGGAAACGCCGACGACGAGGGAACCGCACACGCAGAGTGCAAGGCCTAAATCGAAACAGAAGACGCCGCCTGTCGCAGCGGCGAAGATAAAGGAGCGCGTGTCGCCATTCGCGTCTTCTCCGACTTCTCAAGATTCGTTAGCAACGAAGCGGCCGTCTTCCAACGACGGGCCGTCTTCCAAGAAGCTTCGCACATCGAACATCGGTGAAGGCGAGTCGtcgataaaagtaaaacagGAAATAAAAATGGAGGATACGTCCAGCCTAGAGGCGATGAAGATGCTCGGTCGCGTGCCCGACCTGATACAACCGATACGCGACAATCCACTGCTGCCGCCGAATGGTAAAAACAGCAGCGCGTCGTCCATCATTAATGACCTGAAGCCGCCGGAGCTCATCAAACCGTTCGAGTCGGATCCTCATCGTTTTTACGCGATGTCGCAGCATAAACCTTTGTCGATAAACATGCATATGCTGTCCAACGGTATGGATCTTAACGTCCAAATGAAGCAAGAGACTGTGGAGCATCGTGTGAAGAAAGAGTTACCGGAACATTACGTTAAGAAGGAATCGTTGGGGCATAAGGCTCCGGAAACTTCGCTTCCCCACGTGCAGCCGAAAGTGGAGTACACGTCGCCGATGAAGTCCGTGCAAAGTATAAGCGCCTTGCTGCAAGAACCTCTCGCACCGATGCCATCGCTGTTGCAGGGCCTGCAGCAGCATAATCAAGTGTCTCTCGCTCAGCAAGTGCACCAGGAACAGTTGCAGCTGCAGCAATCACTGCAGCAATCCGTTCATCATCCTCTCATGGAACATCAGTTGCCGGTGGTGACTCAGTGCTTATCCTTGCCGATCGTGAGTGACAATCCTATACAAGTAGCATCGACGGTCGACATCAGTGCTCTCTCCTGCGTGCCATTGACGCAGCAAGCCAGCGGCAACAGCGTGGTCGAATCGGTGAGTTCGGTTGCCATGCTGACGACAGTTCCCCCGACCGAGGAGAAGCGGTCGGATCGCAAGagcgagaagaagaagaagaaggagaagCACAAGCATAAAGACAAGGAAAAGAGCAAGGAGAAGCACAAGCACAAGCACAAGGACAAAGATAAGGAGAGGCATCGCGAAAAGAAAGACAAGGAAAGGAATGAAGACACACCAACAGCGGCACCTATCAAGATCACGATCCCTAAGGACAAGCTGAATCTGAGCACGGAATCATCGCCGACTGTGATCGGCGCAGGCATGTCGGACAAGAACATATCACCCCAGAGCACGGTTCTGAAAATAAAGATTCCGAAGGAGCGGCTTAAGGTCGCCGATAATGTGCCCGTTTCGTCGCCCGTGCAGCCACCGGTGGTGCAGGGCCCGCTGAAGATCAAGATACGCACCGACGGTATCTCGAGAAGTTCCACGGCGCCCGCGCCGTCGTCGATGCTGTCATCGTCATTGACGTCGTCGGCCAATGGCTCGAGCGGGACCGCACACTACGTGCCGTCCTCCTCCGAGTCTTTGTTCGCGAACGAAACAGGGAGTCGGAAGCGAGTCGAGGCGATTGGCGACAGCAGCGGCGGTCCGCTCGCGAAGAAGCAGACGCTGATGATGCCCGCGACCGGCTACGGCCAGGGCCACCGACCCGGAGAACGGCAGAACGGGAGACATTATAACACCGGCAGCAGTAATAAG GAAAGACATACGTCCAGTCATCATAAAAGCTCCAACAAACTGTCGCAATCTCAGCAGCCCCATGCGACGTAG
- the CycT gene encoding cyclin-T isoform X1: MASDERWYFTKEQLANSPSRRCGIDADKELSYRQQAANFIQDMGQRLVVSQLCINTAIVYMHRFYVFHSLTQFHRNAIAVAALFLAAKVEEQPRKLEHVIKMAYMCLHREQAPPDSRSEQFLEQAQDLVFNENVLLQTLGFDVAIDHPHTHVVRCCQLVKASKDLAQTSYFMASNSLHLTTMCLQYKPTVVACFCIHLACRWSNWEIPQSTEGRQWFWYVDRTVTSGLLQELTEEFLHIFDKCPSRLKKKIMSISANQSPSSHPPSLSNSPFDAEPRKVSPATMDGASTSGSAGSSSNLASSLSAAIAAYSNRSHHSQEKQDEKKSGAGMGSSTSRAAVDYREYREKKERERLEREKAAAAIGCHVADPSKSHHSHLHKTASSASVPSKHQVPVQKGSSLHHNHYHRPDMKVGQPVPQRHSTSGQSREPSRDPSRQRLSREHAAGIAHSSHSHGNLDSSSSESASHRTNGGATQDSTSSLHGNLQEKMSNNNYSGHRLNALDKHQTHDKRMYRVEDPRLKSAKYPDISKIENQRRKAETLEQRSEEVRKLIEKPLPPPKQADVPYLINAQAQKQQAHHSKYSQQDKSQSSSLAVDAKHLTATGQNALSQDKSPSALVSASSSQVPQKSQAPKTQMYNQHTAQNVSQILKDTIKNGNSQSCLSLNNMDDPKRSRTAAYEDSIERNSVDVQQILHTPPSKHRSLFSPETPTTREPHTQSARPKSKQKTPPVAAAKIKERVSPFASSPTSQDSLATKRPSSNDGPSSKKLRTSNIGEGESSIKVKQEIKMEDTSSLEAMKMLGRVPDLIQPIRDNPLLPPNGKNSSASSIINDLKPPELIKPFESDPHRFYAMSQHKPLSINMHMLSNGMDLNVQMKQETVEHRVKKELPEHYVKKESLGHKAPETSLPHVQPKVEYTSPMKSVQSISALLQEPLAPMPSLLQGLQQHNQVSLAQQVHQEQLQLQQSLQQSVHHPLMEHQLPVVTQCLSLPIVSDNPIQVASTVDISALSCVPLTQQASGNSVVESVSSVAMLTTVPPTEEKRSDRKSEKKKKKEKHKHKDKEKSKEKHKHKHKDKDKERHREKKDKERNEDTPTAAPIKITIPKDKLNLSTESSPTVIGAGMSDKNISPQSTVLKIKIPKERLKVADNVPVSSPVQPPVVQGPLKIKIRTDGISRSSTAPAPSSMLSSSLTSSANGSSGTAHYVPSSSESLFANETGSRKRVEAIGDSSGGPLAKKQTLMMPATGYGQGHRPGERQNGRHYNTGSSNKVRGRGGRQHHGGRGPPPHHATAAGQRGSAGGGHYQRDGYGNGRGGRNHHQAPYHPHQPHHPPAVRGDVGGYVRGPGRVEQTAEPYFYANYPPSMFNTPAGYMYDSAYQQYYQQQFQQQSQGYSMYPAGNGLMITPDGAVNTSMPPPPPSSSSSSVAAAAAAALLPNHPYSNRNMMPHQSATSVRREDLQSLPQPPLAPPPSPPPLPNGPPPPPPPPPPSMPE; this comes from the exons atggCGTCGGACGAAAGATGGTACTTCACGAAAGAGCAGTTAGCAAATTCACCGAGCAGAAGATGCGGCATCGACGCGGACAAAGAGCTGAGTTATCGGCAGCAGGCTGCAAATTTCATTCAAGATATGGGACAAAGATTAGTAGT GTCGCAACTGTGCATCAACACGGCTATAGTCTACATGCACAGGTTCTATGTGTTCCATTCGCTAACGCAGTTCCACAGGAATGCGATTGCGGTCGCGGCACTTTTTTTAGCGGCAAAAGTGGAGGAACAGCCGCGAAAATTAGAACATGTCATCAAAATGGCATACATGTGCCTCCACAGAGAGCAAGCACCACCTGACAGCAGATCAGAA CAATTTCTCGAACAAGCCCAAGATCTAGTGTTCAATGAGAATGTCCTACTACAAACGTTAGGATTTGATGTGGCAATAGATCATCCACATACTCATGTTGTTCGTTGTTGTCAACTAGTGAAAG CGAGCAAAGATCTAGCGCAAACTTCATACTTTATGGCATCTAATAG CTTGCATTTGACGACAATGTGCTTACAATATAAACCGACAGTTGTAGCATGTTTCTGTATTCACCTTGCCTGCAGATGGTCAAACTGGgag ATACCTCAAAGTACTGAAGGAAGACAGTGGTTCTGGTATGTCGATAGAACCGTGACGTCGGGCCTTCTTCAGGAGCTCACTGAAGAATTTTTGCACATATTCGACAAGTGCCCGTCgagattaaagaaaaagatcatgAGCATCTCGGCAAACCAGAGCCCAAGTAGTCACCCACCGAGTCTCTCAAATTCTCCATTC GATGCCGAACCGCGTAAAGTATCTCCGGCGACAATGGACGGCGCTTCTACTTCCGGTTCTGCCGGCTCCAGCTCGAATCTAGCCTCCTCTCTCTCTGCTGCGATTGCTGCCTACTCCAATCGCTCTCATCACTCGCAGGAGAAGCAGGATGAGAAGAAATCCGGGGCTGGCATGGGATCATCGACGTCGCGAGCGGCTGTCGATTATCGAGAGTATCGCGAGAAGAAGGAGCGCGAACGTCTCGAGCGGGAaaaggcggcggcggcgatcgGATGCCACGTCGCCGATCCCAGCAAATCCCATCACTCGCATTTGCACAAGACCGCGTCGAGTGCGAGTGTGCCGAGCAAGCACCAGGTGCCGGTGCAAAAAGGGTCGAGCCTCCATCACAATCACTATCATCGACCCGACATGAAGGTCGGCCAGCCGGTCCCGCAGAGGCACTCTACCAGCGGCCAGTCCAGAGAGCCTAGTCGCGATCCGAGCAGACAACGATTGTCACGGGAACATGCGGCCGGTATCGCTCACTCGTCGCACTCCCACGGCAATCTGGACAGCTCCTCGTCCGAGTCTGCGTCCCACAGGACAAACGGCGGCGCCACGCAGGATTCCACGTCGTCGCTGCACGGTAATCTGCAGGAAAAAATGAGTAACAACAATTATAGTGGGCACAGACTGAACGCGCTCGATAAACACCAGACGCACGACAAGAGGATGTACCGTGTCGAGGATCCGCGACTCAAGTCCGCGAAATATCCGGACATAAGCAAGATCGAGAATCAACGGCGAAAGGCGGAAACTCTGGAGCAGAGGTCCGAGGAGGTGCGGAAGCTGATCGAGAAACCGTTGCCGCCACCGAAGCAGGCGGACGTGCCGTACCTGATAAATGCGCAAGCACAGAAGCAACAAGCGCATCACTCCAAATACAGCCAGCAGGACAAGTCGCAGAGCAGCTCGCTCGCGGTCGACGCGAAGCATCTTACGGCGACCGGTCAGAACGCACTCTCGCAGGATAAATCGCCGAGCGCGCTCGTGTCCGCGTCGTCGTCGCAGGTGCCACAGAAGTCACAGGCGCCAAAGACACAGATGTACAATCAACATACCGCGCAGAATGTATCGCAGATACTGAAGGACACTATCAAGAACGGCAATTCCCAGTCATGCCTAAGCCTGAACAATATGGACGACCCGAAGCGATCACGGACAGCCGCGTACGAGGACTCGATCGAGAGAAATTCCGTGGACGTTCAGCAGATCTTGCACACGCCACCCAGCAAGCACAGATCGCTCTTTAGCCCGGAAACGCCGACGACGAGGGAACCGCACACGCAGAGTGCAAGGCCTAAATCGAAACAGAAGACGCCGCCTGTCGCAGCGGCGAAGATAAAGGAGCGCGTGTCGCCATTCGCGTCTTCTCCGACTTCTCAAGATTCGTTAGCAACGAAGCGGCCGTCTTCCAACGACGGGCCGTCTTCCAAGAAGCTTCGCACATCGAACATCGGTGAAGGCGAGTCGtcgataaaagtaaaacagGAAATAAAAATGGAGGATACGTCCAGCCTAGAGGCGATGAAGATGCTCGGTCGCGTGCCCGACCTGATACAACCGATACGCGACAATCCACTGCTGCCGCCGAATGGTAAAAACAGCAGCGCGTCGTCCATCATTAATGACCTGAAGCCGCCGGAGCTCATCAAACCGTTCGAGTCGGATCCTCATCGTTTTTACGCGATGTCGCAGCATAAACCTTTGTCGATAAACATGCATATGCTGTCCAACGGTATGGATCTTAACGTCCAAATGAAGCAAGAGACTGTGGAGCATCGTGTGAAGAAAGAGTTACCGGAACATTACGTTAAGAAGGAATCGTTGGGGCATAAGGCTCCGGAAACTTCGCTTCCCCACGTGCAGCCGAAAGTGGAGTACACGTCGCCGATGAAGTCCGTGCAAAGTATAAGCGCCTTGCTGCAAGAACCTCTCGCACCGATGCCATCGCTGTTGCAGGGCCTGCAGCAGCATAATCAAGTGTCTCTCGCTCAGCAAGTGCACCAGGAACAGTTGCAGCTGCAGCAATCACTGCAGCAATCCGTTCATCATCCTCTCATGGAACATCAGTTGCCGGTGGTGACTCAGTGCTTATCCTTGCCGATCGTGAGTGACAATCCTATACAAGTAGCATCGACGGTCGACATCAGTGCTCTCTCCTGCGTGCCATTGACGCAGCAAGCCAGCGGCAACAGCGTGGTCGAATCGGTGAGTTCGGTTGCCATGCTGACGACAGTTCCCCCGACCGAGGAGAAGCGGTCGGATCGCAAGagcgagaagaagaagaagaaggagaagCACAAGCATAAAGACAAGGAAAAGAGCAAGGAGAAGCACAAGCACAAGCACAAGGACAAAGATAAGGAGAGGCATCGCGAAAAGAAAGACAAGGAAAGGAATGAAGACACACCAACAGCGGCACCTATCAAGATCACGATCCCTAAGGACAAGCTGAATCTGAGCACGGAATCATCGCCGACTGTGATCGGCGCAGGCATGTCGGACAAGAACATATCACCCCAGAGCACGGTTCTGAAAATAAAGATTCCGAAGGAGCGGCTTAAGGTCGCCGATAATGTGCCCGTTTCGTCGCCCGTGCAGCCACCGGTGGTGCAGGGCCCGCTGAAGATCAAGATACGCACCGACGGTATCTCGAGAAGTTCCACGGCGCCCGCGCCGTCGTCGATGCTGTCATCGTCATTGACGTCGTCGGCCAATGGCTCGAGCGGGACCGCACACTACGTGCCGTCCTCCTCCGAGTCTTTGTTCGCGAACGAAACAGGGAGTCGGAAGCGAGTCGAGGCGATTGGCGACAGCAGCGGCGGTCCGCTCGCGAAGAAGCAGACGCTGATGATGCCCGCGACCGGCTACGGCCAGGGCCACCGACCCGGAGAACGGCAGAACGGGAGACATTATAACACCGGCAGCAGTAATAAGGTACGTGGTAGAGGCGGCCGTCAGCATCACGGCGGTCGTGGTCCACCACCGCATCACGCAACAGCTGCCGGTCAGCGCGGTAGTGCCGGCGGCGGTCACTACCAGCGAGACGGTTATGGTAACGGCCGCGGCGGCCGGAACCATCATCAAGCTCCCTATCACCCCCACCAGCCCCACCATCCCCCGGCCGTGCGCGGCGACGTCGGTGGGTACGTGAGGGGTCCCGGCCGCGTCGAGCAAACCGCGGAACCGTATTTTTACGCTAACTATCCACCGTCGATGTTCAACACGCCCGCCGGGTACATGTACGATTCCGCCTATCAGCAGTACTATCAGCAGCAGTTTCAACAGCAATCTCAGGGCTACTCGATGTACCCGGCGGGCAACGGCCTGATGATTACGCCGGACGGCGCCGTCAACACGTCGatgccaccgccgccgccgtcgtcgtcgtcgtcgtcggtggcggcggcggcggcggcggcgttgCTCCCGAATCACCCCTATTCGAATCGGAATATGATGCCTCATCAATCGGCCACGTCCGTTCGGCGGGAGGATCTGCAATCGTTGCCCCAACCGCCGCTTGCACCACCCCCCTCGCCTCCTCCCTTGCCGAACGGACCGCCACCTCCGCCTCCCCCGCCTCCTCCCTCGATGCCCGAGTAA